Part of the Quercus robur chromosome 5, dhQueRobu3.1, whole genome shotgun sequence genome, CTTTGGGCTTCTCTCTAAGTTAAAATTTCTATCCTTGTATACCAATAAGCTAACTAAACAAATTCCAGAGCCGTTAGGCCAACTTAAGCATCTAACGTTTCTTGATCTTGGAGTTAATTCTTTAAATGGTCCTATACCTTCTTCCGTTGGAAATTTATCTCGTATGAGAGAATTATACCTCGACCAAAATCAGTTGAATGGCACCATTCCAAAGAGTCTTTGGCTTCTCTCTAAGTTAGAGATGTTGTATGTCGGAAAAAATTCTTTAACGGGTACCGTAGATGAAAGGCATTTCAGAAAACTCTCAAAATTAAAGAATCTCTATATGTCTGAAGTAGGTTTGTTCTTTAATGTCAATTCCAATTGGGTTCCCCCCTTCCAACTTGACTATGCCTCCATGAGCTCAATCAAGATAGGTCCTAATTTTCCTTCATGGCTACAATCACAAAAATCCCTCAGGTTTTTAGATATATCCATGTCAGGAATTTCAAGCAAAGTTCTGAGTTGGTTCTGGAATTGGACTTCAAACATTACATTTATCAATCTCTCTAACAACCACATAGAATGTGATGTATCAGACATTTTTCTGAGTTCTACTGTCAAAGTGCTCAATATAGCTAACAACTCATTTTATGGACCCATTTCTACTTTCTTATGCCAAAAGAAATTTAGAAAGAATAAATTAGAGGTTTTAGATGCATCAAACAATCTCTTATCAGGAGAACTTTCTCACTGCTGGAAGTATTGGCAGTCTTTGATCCATTTAAACTTAGGGAGCAACAATCTAGTAGGTAGAATTCCCTACTCCATGGGAGCTTTAGTTAACCTCCAATCATTACGTTTACAAAACAATAGCATCTATGGAGATATTCCTTCATCGTTGAAAAAGTGCTCAAATCTGAGGCTCATTGATATGGGTGATAATCATTTGTCTATCATACCATTATGGATTGGAGAAATGACAAATCTTTTAGTTCTCTGTTTAAGATCAAGTGAATTCAAGGGTTATATACCTCAACAAATATGCCAACTATCTTCTCTTGGAATATTGGATCTTGCAAATAATAGCCTATCAGGATCCATACCAAACTGCTTGAAAAATATTAGCGCCATGGCATTACCAGATTCTTATgatatttcattttcatattcGGTGCCTTCTGTATATTGggatatatattcattttatgTTGAGAATGTTCAGTTGGGTCCCAAAGGGAAAcaaatggaatacgaagagaaCCTCAAATTAGTTAGACTCATAGACCTTTCAAGTAACAACTTGTCTGGATCAATCCCTATTGAAATTTCAGATCTTTCTGAATTGCGTTTTTTGAATTTGTCTCGAAATCATTTGATGGGAAAGATACCAGAAAAAATTGGGAGTATGAAAGAGTTAGAGTCAGTTGATCTCTCACGAAATCATTTATCGGGTGAAATTCCTCCAAGCATGTCTAATTTGACATTTCTTAGTCTCTTGGACTTGTCATACAACAACCTCTCAGGTAGAATTCCTTCAAGCACCCAACTTCAATCATTTGATGCCCTTAGGTACATTGGAAATCCTCAATTATGTGGTGATCCTCTTCCAAAAAGCTGCACAATTGAGGAACAATATTTGAATGGATCACAAATTGGCAATGTTGAAGATGATTCCAAAAACTCCAGCTTCTACATTGGTATGGGAGTTGGATTCGCAACTGGCTTTTGGACAATTTGTGGAGCTCTCTTCTTTAATAGGACTTGGAGGCAtgcttattttagatttgtcaatgAAATAAAAGATTGGATTTATGTGACTACAATGATAAAGATGAATTGACTGGAAAAGCTAAGAGTCCGCCTTAGTAAGTGAGGCATTGTTATCTAGCCAAAAGGTATTGCTTCAAATTATATGTCCttaatattgtttcttttatGTTAATGTTGTAGTAAGCTACtttgtatatataatttaattcatAGCTAAATATGATTGTCATTTggattttatttcaaaaatatgacATAACTTCAACAGCAACTCAATtaaatcaacctgtatatttcttgaaatactaaacaaaatgcataaccgcatgtgtggaaaataaaagtaaacaaactaaattcttgatttcaaccaacacacaataaagacatatgtCAATGAATAactaataaatataaatcaataatgtaaggttgaatttattcaaccatctaattggctttattccgtgccaaatttgcttgtaattcagcatttagtaaccctgtatttaggtgggtttgttgtaagggtagtgagtgagatagagtgaagattgctcaagagtgtgcaagaaaacagagtgtcacGGCTGGGACTAGCGGGTgtctcgcggctgcaagccgccagaagcagcacatgtgccaagcatgctggaagatgaacagtcatgctagctggagcactacaggataaaacaggacaactggccatacggttaactcgcgactggatctcgcgacttagtcaagccgcgaggtcaagccgcaagccacccctgttttgtaaaacctgacgtttcacattcctctcccactccagtataaataccccttttacccacgattgaaagagagcttccagagagaattttgagagagaaaccctagagaaaaacaagattgtttcacccacaatctataccttagagtctcttcaaattcctctactctcttcctctccattgtcaaatccttgagaggcattataccaaacctggttctcaccatcatcatcactgtgagatagttgtttggatttctgggaagcagttaggaaggaaccaatcttcattggttgatgctatggtctagtagcggaatccgggaagctagaaaagaaaaaggttcggcgcaacctcattggagcaagaagcttggagggcttaggtgcactgggtagattaggcttggagggtctattgctgtccttgtatcccaactgtattttctagtggattgattaccgcttggagggcggcggagaggttttacgccgaggacttcggtttcctcttcgataacacatcgcgtgttgtctttgtgtttgcatcttccttcctctctatctttgcctttttattatctgctgtatttttattatgttatggcttcgatagttttttaaccaatttcgttatatagcatatgttaagtttccgcacactagttgtttgacatattgcttgtattggttaagttgttatttgggggtctaaacgttcaaaggtgtttttgtacacgtttttgaactttcaaataagcagttgaaacaagaaacatataaaataataaaagtatctccccctaacatgaatagcccaacaaaaatatggcaagagctaaaaaggtaaatacaatgtgaagcaccaagatacaatctaaactccagaAGCTCTAACCAACAAAAATGCCCTCcccctaaaaacaaaaactctacaagtgCTCAAATATGTACTCTCCCTTTTGTGATGGAATGCCAAAGGacaatcaaaatccatcatcaaaggAGGTGGCGGTGAGGATCGTCGAAACTGGGCCAACTCTACGTGCAAAGCAcagatctcatcgagcacgtccaccaaaatctggcCATGAGCCGTCCGAGcagtcaagacatgatccaacatacgtcgaatgtctgaatcatccgaagtagtcggTGAAGGATCATCAGCATGAGCAGCAGCAGCACCAAATGCCTCAACCGTATCAGCACctatagaagagggaggagggggaacaacaccaaatgacgcacctctaggacgcgtATGaccaactctcaagtgagcagccctctacttgagaaaggtggcacctatgggagctatgACATGAACGGGCTCACCGACAGGGAAATCTACTAGACCAAGAaataacaaaatcctatgaaatGAAAATTGGATGGATAAAAGCATGCGCTACGACAAAACTCCTATGAacttcgttcaaagaacgaagaaacAGATGTGGAAAGCTGATAGACGCACCAGAAACAAAAGTGTACAAGAACACACATCACtcaagagggatggtgtggagatgagaaataggccacaaagaatgacacgctatcctaaagaaaagataggcagtctcagTAAGCTTAACAGACGTGATCCGAgaatcagaaccccactggatagaagacctagtgatgtatgacataacGTCATCTAAAGGTGGAGACTCCTCATAGGGATAGATAGGCTCCCTAACAACCGAAACCCCAAGAGCATCAGCCACTatccgaggggtaatggtgaactcaacacctcgtatccaactcctaacaagggtgttggaatcataaacgtggcaagagagattcgagaagaactctctaatcagggcggtcaggggtggatgatctacctCTAACAAGGACAACCAACCTTGATTCTTAAGGTTTACCCTAATGGCAGGATCTACCTCATCTAGCACAACAGaacgctcagcccaaatcttatgCTTACAGTTTAGTTTCTTATAGACCTCTCTACTTTTGTCATTCCTAAATAaatcactcctagagggagactcagaggaagtggagggggtcctatggactctagtcttcctaggcatggtgctaggataaggacaaagacacaaagcaagaaaaacaaaaaccaagggaagactgcaagttagcaaaaaaaaaaaaatagaacaaaaatctatatgatgcatgaatagtttaaatgtcatgatgcatgctctaatgcagtgcaattaaattcaaatttaaatcaagttcacaaaattggcttgggCATAGAGTTTctaccaaaaattgaaaaaccacttgctcattttgtaaaaaatttgaccaattgatcattacacaagttagattacataaaataatgatcaattatatcaattcaacaagccaatttcatcaattgaaatcaatttgaacaaaatccccaaattcggATAAatacaaaccctagaattttcaatttcgcACAAcacacaaaattgatcaaattaaccatCACAGATCATGATTATAATATTataggaacaaaacccaatgatcaattgcAGAAAAAGAAgcttgaatcaacaaaaatcccaagTTGAAAAGTTctgaaaatacccatgaaattCATGTAAAAATGTATGAAAACTTGaactaaaatgcaaaaggaagggcaaaataGACTTATCGGCTTATTAGAGAgaggaaaaccttgcaaaaaattcggaggaaaacgacaaaaaattggTAGGTGAGCTTTGTCCAattcggagagagagagagaaaagtttgaaaagaaCTTTTGAAAAGAAAGTATGAACGAGTCAAAtctgctttttttaaaaaaaacctaattcacgactttcgattgatcgaaacagaTAGAGGCttcctttaaaaattttaaaacaatttcgattgatcgaaaacaGATTGGATCAATCGAAGCAGACAGAGGCTTCCTTAAGACTTTTaaaacaatttcgattgatcgaaaaacaaaTTGGATCAATCGAATTAGACAGAGGctcacaaaatttttgag contains:
- the LOC126725049 gene encoding receptor-like protein EIX2, producing the protein MAASFGTLHVLFLVWFLPATFNLSFFFFKVESISNVSCNEKDKQALLTLKRGLTDHGHVLSSRSDHKDCCIWDGVFCDKKIGQVTELDLSYSRLGGEISGSLLQLEHLNYLDLSNNDFNCTPIPTFLGSMFSLTHLNLSGANFSGLIPHQLGNLSSLRYLSLGSNFDLYVDNLRWMSGLSAIQYLDLSSADLHREVDWLQIMSKFPSLSELYLQNCQLDSLNPSLGFVNFTSLRVLFLSDNHFNHEIPNWFSNLSTSLLKLTMYNNSLKGNIPPSIFNLEKLEYLELGLNSLIGPIPSSFGLLSKLKFLSLYTNKLTKQIPEPLGQLKHLTFLDLGVNSLNGPIPSSVGNLSRMRELYLDQNQLNGTIPKSLWLLSKLEMLYVGKNSLTGTVDERHFRKLSKLKNLYMSEVGLFFNVNSNWVPPFQLDYASMSSIKIGPNFPSWLQSQKSLRFLDISMSGISSKVLSWFWNWTSNITFINLSNNHIECDVSDIFLSSTVKVLNIANNSFYGPISTFLCQKKFRKNKLEVLDASNNLLSGELSHCWKYWQSLIHLNLGSNNLVGRIPYSMGALVNLQSLRLQNNSIYGDIPSSLKKCSNLRLIDMGDNHLSIIPLWIGEMTNLLVLCLRSSEFKGYIPQQICQLSSLGILDLANNSLSGSIPNCLKNISAMALPDSYDISFSYSVPSVYWDIYSFYVENVQLGPKGKQMEYEENLKLVRLIDLSSNNLSGSIPIEISDLSELRFLNLSRNHLMGKIPEKIGSMKELESVDLSRNHLSGEIPPSMSNLTFLSLLDLSYNNLSGRIPSSTQLQSFDALRYIGNPQLCGDPLPKSCTIEEQYLNGSQIGNVEDDSKNSSFYIGMGVGFATGFWTICGALFFNRTWRHAYFRFVNEIKDWIYVTTMIKMN